A section of the Quatrionicoccus australiensis genome encodes:
- a CDS encoding MFS transporter produces the protein MHPLPYWRLAGYYFFYFAFIGAFSPYFGLYLQSLGFSAWDIGLLMSQMQLMRMFGPYLWGWLADRFGHRMAIIRLAGSIGLAGITAFFWLQQLPAMLVAMAVLAFFWSAALPLVETLTFDHLREERGRYSRIRLWGSIGFILAVMGTGALLDVAPPVGVLWVCSGILLGMALVTLVLPEAPSMAPARDALPIGEIMRRPQVRALMLACFAMSAAHGAFYVFFSIHLAGHAYSKTEVGALWSLGVVAEIVVFMFMARLVRRFSLRHILLASFAAAVLRFLLMGWGVESLLVMLFVQVLHGLTFGAYHASAIAAVNQWFAGRAQGRGQALYSSISFGAGGLLGALISGRTWDDWGAGWTFSLGSAFALAGFLLVWRWVRADPAVDGPVRAKTADPVP, from the coding sequence ATGCATCCTTTGCCTTACTGGCGCCTCGCGGGCTACTACTTTTTCTATTTCGCCTTCATCGGCGCCTTTTCGCCTTATTTCGGGCTCTATCTCCAATCCCTCGGTTTTTCTGCCTGGGATATTGGTCTACTGATGTCGCAGATGCAGTTGATGCGCATGTTCGGCCCTTATCTCTGGGGCTGGCTGGCGGATCGTTTCGGGCATCGCATGGCGATCATCCGCCTGGCCGGCAGCATCGGCCTGGCCGGCATCACTGCCTTTTTCTGGTTGCAGCAACTGCCGGCCATGCTGGTCGCGATGGCAGTACTTGCCTTTTTCTGGAGCGCCGCCCTGCCGCTCGTCGAAACGCTGACCTTTGATCATTTGCGCGAGGAGCGCGGACGTTACAGCCGGATACGTCTGTGGGGCTCGATCGGTTTCATCCTGGCGGTGATGGGAACCGGCGCCCTGCTCGATGTCGCGCCGCCGGTCGGTGTGCTCTGGGTGTGTTCCGGCATCCTGCTCGGCATGGCGCTGGTTACCCTGGTCCTGCCCGAGGCGCCGAGCATGGCGCCGGCCCGGGATGCCCTGCCGATCGGCGAAATCATGCGCCGGCCGCAGGTGCGCGCCCTGATGCTGGCCTGCTTTGCGATGTCGGCGGCGCATGGCGCGTTCTACGTCTTTTTCTCCATTCATCTGGCCGGTCATGCCTACAGCAAGACCGAAGTCGGCGCGCTGTGGTCGCTCGGCGTGGTCGCCGAAATCGTCGTTTTCATGTTCATGGCGCGACTGGTCCGGCGTTTTTCCCTGCGCCATATCCTGCTCGCCAGCTTTGCCGCGGCGGTGCTGCGCTTCCTGCTCATGGGGTGGGGCGTCGAATCGCTGCTTGTCATGCTGTTCGTGCAGGTCCTGCACGGCCTGACTTTCGGTGCCTATCACGCCTCGGCGATTGCCGCCGTCAACCAGTGGTTTGCCGGGCGGGCGCAGGGGCGCGGGCAGGCGCTTTACTCGAGTATTTCCTTCGGTGCCGGCGGCTTGCTCGGTGCCCTGATCAGCGGCCGGACTTGGGATGACTGGGGGGCGGGCTGGACCTTCTCGCTCGGTTCGGCCTTTGCGCTGGCCGGCTTTCTGCTGGTCTGGCGCTGGGTGCGTGCTGATCCAGCGGTCGACGGTCCGGTACGGGCAAAAACCGCTGATCCTGTGCCATAA
- a CDS encoding CBS domain-containing protein, protein MQVREIIRVKGGALYTTTPEQSLASAIDAMAEFDVGSLVVMEGGKMAGMLTFREVLVALKQQGLCPSDGLKVGDVMLKNPVTVFPEMEANDLRRLMIEKRSRYMPVMNGEELMGVISFLDVAKAVLDEQGFENQMLKSYIKNWPDEPQI, encoded by the coding sequence ATGCAGGTGCGGGAAATCATTCGCGTCAAGGGCGGTGCGCTTTATACGACGACGCCGGAACAATCCCTGGCCTCGGCGATTGATGCCATGGCCGAGTTCGATGTCGGCTCGCTGGTCGTCATGGAAGGCGGCAAAATGGCCGGCATGCTGACCTTTCGCGAGGTGCTGGTTGCCTTGAAGCAACAGGGCTTGTGCCCGAGCGACGGCCTCAAGGTGGGCGATGTCATGCTCAAGAACCCGGTCACCGTTTTCCCGGAGATGGAGGCCAATGACCTGCGTCGCCTGATGATTGAAAAGCGCTCGCGCTACATGCCGGTGATGAATGGCGAGGAGTTGATGGGCGTCATTTCCTTCCTCGACGTTGCGAAGGCGGTGCTCGATGAGCAGGGTTTCGAGAACCAGATGCTGAAGAGTTACATCAAGAACTGGCCGGACGAGCCGCAAATCTGA
- a CDS encoding YdcH family protein, with translation MQIEHHDLHHEFPEFNDAINALKAGNSHFAKLYASYQRLTGRVEDLEEHDMPVADFTIEDMKKQRIKLKDELYHMLLAFRAGQQAAQA, from the coding sequence ATGCAGATCGAACATCACGACCTCCATCATGAATTTCCGGAATTCAATGATGCCATCAACGCCCTCAAGGCCGGCAATTCGCACTTTGCCAAGCTGTATGCGAGTTACCAGCGCCTGACCGGACGGGTTGAGGATCTGGAAGAACACGACATGCCGGTGGCCGATTTCACCATCGAAGACATGAAGAAGCAGCGCATCAAGCTCAAGGACGAGCTCTATCACATGCTGCTTGCCTTCCGCGCCGGCCAGCAAGCCGCCCAGGCCTGA
- the leuC gene encoding 3-isopropylmalate dehydratase large subunit, giving the protein MSKTLYDKLWENHVVHQEADGTALLYIDRHLVHEVTSPQAFEGLRLAGRKPWRVSSIVATPDHNTPTDHWEEGIKDPVSRQQVETLDSNIRAVGALAYFPFKDQRMGILHVVGPENGATLPGMTVVCGDSHTSTHGAFACLAHGIGTSEVEHVLATQCLVQKKSKTMLVAVEGKLGKGVTAKDVALAIIGTIGTAGGTGYAIEFGGSAIRSLSMEGRMTLCNMAIEGGARMGFVAVDDTTINYLKGRPFSPQGEVWENAVAYWRTLHSDAGAQFDRVVTLRAEDIRPQVTWGTSPEMVVAIDAVVPDPAKQTDPVKREGMERALQYMGLNPNTPIQNIAVDKVFIGSCTNSRIEDLREAASVLKGRHIAANIKLALAVPGSGLVKRQAEEEGLDKVFVAAGFEWREPGCSMCLAMNADRLEPGERCASTSNRNFEGRQGPGGRTHLLSPAMAAAAAIAGRFADVREVL; this is encoded by the coding sequence ATGTCGAAGACCCTTTACGACAAGCTCTGGGAGAACCATGTTGTCCATCAGGAAGCGGACGGCACGGCACTCCTTTATATTGATCGCCACCTGGTGCACGAAGTGACCAGTCCGCAGGCTTTTGAAGGCCTGCGCCTGGCCGGGCGCAAGCCGTGGCGCGTGTCGTCCATCGTGGCGACACCGGATCACAACACCCCGACCGATCACTGGGAAGAAGGCATCAAGGACCCGGTGTCGCGGCAGCAGGTTGAAACGCTCGACAGCAACATCCGTGCGGTCGGCGCCCTGGCTTATTTCCCGTTCAAGGATCAGCGCATGGGGATTCTCCATGTCGTCGGCCCGGAAAACGGCGCGACACTGCCCGGCATGACCGTCGTTTGCGGCGACTCGCATACCTCGACGCACGGCGCCTTCGCCTGTCTGGCACACGGTATCGGCACCTCGGAAGTCGAGCACGTGCTGGCCACGCAGTGCCTGGTCCAAAAGAAATCCAAAACCATGCTGGTTGCCGTCGAAGGCAAGCTTGGCAAGGGCGTCACCGCCAAGGATGTGGCGCTGGCCATCATCGGCACCATCGGCACGGCCGGCGGCACCGGCTACGCCATCGAGTTCGGCGGCAGCGCGATCCGCAGCCTGTCCATGGAAGGCCGCATGACGCTGTGCAACATGGCGATCGAGGGCGGCGCGCGCATGGGCTTCGTGGCGGTCGACGACACCACGATCAATTATTTGAAGGGCCGTCCGTTCTCGCCGCAGGGCGAAGTCTGGGAAAATGCCGTGGCTTACTGGCGCACCCTGCATTCCGACGCTGGCGCGCAGTTTGATCGCGTCGTCACCTTGCGTGCCGAAGACATCCGGCCACAGGTCACCTGGGGGACTTCGCCGGAAATGGTTGTCGCCATCGATGCCGTGGTTCCGGACCCCGCCAAGCAGACCGATCCGGTCAAGCGCGAAGGCATGGAGCGGGCGCTGCAATACATGGGCCTCAACCCGAACACGCCGATCCAGAACATCGCAGTCGACAAGGTCTTCATCGGTTCGTGCACCAATTCCCGCATTGAAGACCTGCGCGAAGCCGCTTCCGTCCTCAAGGGCCGGCATATTGCCGCCAACATCAAGCTGGCACTGGCTGTGCCGGGCTCCGGGCTGGTCAAGCGCCAGGCTGAGGAAGAGGGGCTGGACAAGGTTTTCGTCGCCGCCGGTTTCGAATGGCGCGAGCCGGGCTGTTCGATGTGTCTGGCGATGAACGCCGACCGTCTGGAGCCGGGTGAGCGTTGTGCCTCAACCTCCAATCGCAATTTCGAAGGTCGTCAGGGGCCGGGCGGGCGTACCCACCTGCTTAGCCCGGCGATGGCAGCAGCGGCGGCGATTGCCGGTCGTTTCGCCGACGTGCGGGAAGTGCTGTAA
- a CDS encoding helix-turn-helix domain-containing protein: MTTVKTIEKIDAREIRRKLGLNQQQFWSTLGVTQSGGSRYESGRNMPKPVRELLRLVHVEQIDIKSIKRDDWEVVEYLKANEPELFKSLKKSARGRAKKAA, encoded by the coding sequence ATGACTACCGTCAAAACCATCGAAAAAATCGACGCTCGCGAGATCCGTCGCAAACTTGGCCTCAACCAACAACAATTCTGGTCCACTCTGGGCGTCACCCAGAGTGGCGGTTCCCGCTACGAAAGTGGCCGCAACATGCCGAAGCCGGTGCGTGAACTGCTCCGCCTGGTGCACGTCGAACAGATCGACATCAAGTCGATCAAGCGCGACGACTGGGAAGTTGTGGAATACCTCAAGGCCAACGAACCGGAACTGTTCAAGTCCCTGAAGAAGTCAGCTCGCGGCCGCGCCAAGAAGGCAGCCTGA
- the aroC gene encoding chorismate synthase, giving the protein MSGNTFGTLFTVTSFGESHGPAIGCVVDGCPPGLALCAADIQAELDRRKPGTSRHVTQRREPDTVEILSGVFEGKTTGTPIGLLIRNQDQRSKDYGNIAETFRPGHADYTYTQKYGFRDYRGGGRSSARETAVRVAAGAIARKWLDERYGVKIRGWMSALGSLEIPFVSADDIDGNAFFAPNAAIVPELESYMDSLRKSLDSVGAKITVTATGVPPGWGEPVYDRLDAEIAYAMMGINAVKGVEIGAGFASVAQKGSEHGDEMTPQGFASNHAGGILGGISTGQEIVVNMAIKPTSSIAQARHSVDGQGNAILVATEGRHDPCVGIRATPIAEAMLALVLIDHALRHRAQCGDVVCSMPRIPG; this is encoded by the coding sequence ATGTCCGGCAATACCTTTGGCACCCTGTTTACCGTTACTTCCTTTGGCGAATCGCATGGCCCGGCGATCGGTTGCGTCGTCGATGGCTGCCCGCCCGGGCTGGCGCTCTGTGCTGCCGATATCCAGGCGGAGCTCGACCGACGCAAGCCGGGCACGTCGCGGCATGTGACGCAGCGCCGCGAGCCGGATACCGTCGAGATTCTTTCCGGTGTTTTCGAGGGCAAGACGACCGGCACGCCGATCGGCCTGCTGATCCGCAACCAGGACCAGCGCAGCAAGGATTACGGCAATATCGCCGAGACCTTCCGGCCCGGTCATGCCGACTACACCTACACCCAGAAGTACGGTTTCCGCGATTACCGCGGTGGCGGTCGCTCCTCGGCGCGCGAAACCGCGGTGCGTGTTGCGGCAGGGGCGATTGCCCGCAAGTGGCTGGACGAGCGTTACGGCGTCAAAATCCGTGGCTGGATGAGCGCGCTCGGGTCGCTCGAGATTCCCTTCGTGTCGGCCGACGACATCGACGGCAACGCCTTCTTCGCGCCGAACGCCGCCATCGTGCCGGAGCTGGAGTCCTATATGGACAGCCTGCGCAAATCGCTTGATTCGGTTGGCGCCAAAATCACCGTCACGGCAACCGGTGTGCCGCCGGGTTGGGGTGAACCGGTCTACGATCGTCTGGATGCCGAAATCGCCTACGCGATGATGGGCATCAATGCGGTCAAGGGCGTCGAGATTGGTGCCGGCTTCGCTTCGGTTGCCCAGAAGGGCAGCGAGCACGGCGATGAAATGACGCCGCAGGGCTTTGCCAGCAATCACGCTGGCGGCATCCTGGGCGGCATTTCGACCGGCCAGGAAATTGTCGTCAACATGGCGATCAAGCCGACGTCATCGATCGCGCAAGCGCGCCACTCGGTCGACGGCCAGGGGAATGCGATTTTGGTGGCGACCGAGGGGCGGCACGATCCCTGTGTCGGTATCCGCGCGACGCCGATTGCCGAAGCCATGCTGGCGCTGGTGCTGATCGATCATGCCCTGCGCCATCGGGCGCAATGTGGCGATGTCGTTTGCAGCATGCCGCGCATTCCGGGCTGA